The window CTGCTTCATCATGGAAAGAGAACCATGAATGCTGATCCCGATCTGAGAGATCTTCCCTTCCCTCCGGGCCTTTTCCATCTCTTCCAGGCCACCGGCATTGAATATTTTTTCGTATTCCGGCCCGCGAACGTCGTGGAAAAGGAGGAGGTCGATCCATTCGGTCCGCAACCTGCGCAGGCATCGCTCCAGCTTTCTCCGGACCCCCGGGCCGTCTCTTTCATCCACTTTGGTAGCGAGATAAAACTCCTGGCGTCTCTGCTTAAGGGCCTGGCCGATTTTTTCCTCGCTGTCGCCGTAACAGTCCGCTGTATCTATAAAGTTGATGCCAGCATCGAGCGCTCGATTTAAAAGGTCCCCACATTCCTTCATCCCGACCCGCGGCAGTTTGATGGCTCCAAACCCGATCACGGAAACAGGCCATCCTGTCCTGCCTAAGATTCTCTTCTGCATCGGTACGACTCCACGAACCTTATTTCCTTATCTACGGCGTAATTATCCTTCTTGTGGCTCAGGTTTGAAGATGAAGCGTTCAAAAAGCTTATGGTAAGAGGTCCATCGGGAAGGATCCTCCTTTTCCTTTTCGATCCAACCTAAAAATCCATTGACCTTAGCGTCCAGGTCATCTATCTGGTGAAGAAGAAGCGCCTCCAAGGTCATGGGTAGCTTGGGGGAGCCAAAGGCATACTCTCCATGATGGCTGAGGAGGTTATGCTTCAGGAAAAGCGAGAGGGTTTCAGGGAATTCCGGAATGGCCTTTATTTTCTGGTCAACCATTTCTACGGTGAGGATGATATGTCCCAGGAGTCGCCCCGAGTCCGTGTAATCGAAAGCCCGGCCAAAGGTAAGCTCGGCTACTTTCCCAATGTCATGAAGAATTCCACTGGTGATCAGAAGATCCACATTAATCCCCTTGTATCGCGGACCTACCAGAAGGATAAGTTGAACGACGGAAAGGGTATGCTCCAATAGACCTCCAAGGTAAACATGATGAACCGCCTTCGCCGCCGGTGCCAGTTTGAATTTTTTTACGAAATCTTCGTCGGCGAAGAAGGCATCTAAAAGCTTTTGCAGATAGGGTTGCTGCACGCCGGAAGCAATGTTTTTGATTTCGGAGAACATTTTTTCGACATTTAGGGGTGTCCTCGGAAGAAAATCGTCCAGTAAAACCTCGGTTTCCTCACATTTCCTCAACTTGAGGATGCGCAGTTGAAGCGTTCCTTGAAATTCATCAACTTCTGCTCTCACCTTAATAAAATCGTCTTTGGCAAATAGAGCACCGAAGTCCAAAGCGTTCTCCCAGATGCGTCCTTCGACCTCTCCCGTGCGGTCGGCCAGACGGAGAGAAAGATAGAGGTTTCCGGTCTTTGTTCTGGTCAGGCTCTTTTCTCTGACGAGAAAAATGCTTTCTACAGCGTGGCCTTTTTTCAATTGATTAACGAAAACTTTTTCCATATCTTCCTCCCTACACCCTTTCTTATTTCATATAGCCCATTGCCTGTCGCCTATCGCCTATTCCTTATCGCCTTATTCCAATTTCTTTAGAATTGCTTCCGCGGCCTTCATGCCGTCGAGCGCTGAACTGACGATCCCTCCGGCATAACCTGATCCCTCACCAATGGGATAAAGGCCTCGAACATTCTGGGATTGATAATCCTCCCCGCGCAGGATACGCAGGGGAGCTGACGTGCGAGTTTCGATGCCCAGCAACATCGCTTCGGTGGAGGAAAACCCTGGCATCTTCCGGTTGAAATAAGGAAGTGCTTCCCGCAGGCTCTCCGCCACAAAAAGCGGCAGGCATTCCTCCAATCGAGCGGGAGTAATACCCGGCTTAAAGCTCGTCTTCCTCAATGAAGAAGGCTCTCGGCCTTCTAAAAAATCGGGGAGCCCCTGGGCAGGTGCGTGGTAGTTTCCTCCCCCCAATTGAAAAGCTTTCTCCTCCCATCGACGCTGGAACTCCATTCCTGCGAATGGCCCTTGAGTACCGAAGTCTTCCAATCCCACCTGAATGACCAGGGCGCTGTTGGCCCAGGGAGAATTGCGGCGAAACAGGCTCATTCCATTGGTTACCAACCCTTGCAATTCAGAACTGGCTGCGATTACGGCCCCACCCGGGCACATGCAAAAGGAATAAACCGCGCGCCCTTTGGAGCAGCGGTAGGTTAATTGGTACTCTGCCGGGGGTAAGCGGGGGTGTCCAGCGGATGAACCATATTGGATGCGGTCGATGAGTCTTTGGGGATGTTCAACCCGCAGCCCGATGGCCAAGGGTTTACTTTCCATTGCCACCCCCGCGTTGTCAAGCATCCGGTACGTATCCCTGGCGCTGTGTCCCGGGCCCAAAAGGAGAATAGGTGTATCGACTTCTTTTTGGTTGTTAATAACGACCCCTTGAAGATTGCCCTGGAAGATTTTAAGTCCGGTCACTTTGGCCTGAAAATGGAACTCGGCACCTTGTTCTTTAAGATATTGGCGCATGGCCATGATCACCCGGCGCAATCTATCCGTTCCGATGTGAGGCTTCTGCAGATAAAGGATTTCCGCAGGAGCTCCAAAATGGGAAAAAACATTTAGGATGGCGGCAACTCGCGGATCGTTTAGGCGCGTGAAAAGCTTTCCGTCTGAAAACGTCCCCGCTCCTCCTTCCCCAAACTGGATATTGCTTTCCGGGTCCAGGATCCCGCTACGCCAGAATTTTTCTACATCCTTGACCCGCTCGGGCACCTCTTTGCCGCGTTCCAAAAGCAGCGGGGGCCAGCCGGCCTCGGTTAGTCTTAGAGCGGCGAAGAGCGCAGCAGGGCCGGTCCCGACAATAATGGGGCGACGCTGGGGTTTGTTCTTGATGCGCCAAGGAGATGGGGAAGGTTTGGCCGTGACCTTTTGCATCTGCAGGGAAGAGGAGGTTTTGCCAAGAACTTTCTTTTCTTCTTCCACCGGAAGGGACAATTCCAGGGAGTAGACGAAGCGCAGGCGATTCTTGTGGCGAGCGTCCAGAGACTTTTTGATAATCTTGATGCCCTGAATTTGTTCGGAGGAAACCCCGATCGCCTGGGCAATCTTTTGCTGAAGGTCGGCTTCTTGCTCATCCAGGGCTAAGGTAATGTTAGATATAAGGATCGTCATAGGCAATTTAATTTAACACATTTTTTCCAGAGGTTTCACGCTAAAAATATTAGCGCTAGTGCTTAGTTGCGAAAATTCGCATTGTATTTTTTGTGATAATTTCGCCCCGCTTTGTCGTGGTCCGGGCGGCAGGGTGCTGAGCGCGGGCGGCATCGGCCGGGAGATGACCCGGTTCCATGCTAAAGCTGAGTCTCCGCAAAAGCCAGGCGGGGTGCCCTTTCCCGCCTCAGCTATGGAAAGACCATCGCCTCATGATGCCAAGCGAAGCGCTCTGCCGCCCGGACCTGGGGAAAGCTGCCAATATTACGCTAATTTTTGCAACTTAGCACTAGATAGAGGTTGACAGCGGGGTAATCGTTGGATAGATTGATCACAGAGGTCATGTTGGCGGATGAAACGCCCGGGTAAGATAATTGCCATCGGATTTTTATTCTTGCTGCCCTCTTGCCTCAGCTTGTTTCTGGAAAAGCCCACCTTCACTTTGAAGGAAATCGAGATCAAGCGCATCTCCTTCCAGGAGATCGATTTCCTTTTGGGCATTGAGGTGCAAAACCCGAATTCGTTTGATTTGAAGCTGCGAGCCCTGGAATACACGGTCTATCTCAGCGATCAGGAAGTGGGAAAAGGTCGTCTGGAAAAAGAAATTACAATCGTTAAATCGGCTTCCACCCTCGTTCCGGTTCCTTTGCAAACGAACTTAAAAAGCCTGGGCAACCCCTTGGCCCTTATCCTGGCGGGCAAGGATTTGCGGTATAAAATCGAGGGGGCAGCAATCATCAAGGCTAGTATGGGCAGCACCACCGTCCCCTTCTCCAAAAGCGGTGAAATCAAATTAAAAAAATAGGTGTAAGGTTTAAGGCGTGAGGCTTAAGGCTCTTTTTAACTTAACACTTAACACTCAACCCTGTATTTCCTAAAACAGCGCCTCGACGAAATCCCGGGCGTTAAACTCGCGCAGGTCATCCAATTTTTCCCCGATGCCAATGTAGCGCAGAGGAATTTTTAACTCATCAGAGATGGCGATAAGAATTCCCCCTTTGGCGGTACCATCCAATTTGGTTAGAGCGATCCCGGTTACTCCCACGGCTTGGTTAAACATCTTGGCCTGGCTAATGGAGTTTTGTCCCGTCGTCGCATCCAGGACTAAGAGAATCTCGTGAGGAGCACCGGGTATCTCTCGTCCCATAATCCGTTTAACTTTTTTCAACTCCTCCATGAGGTTGACTTTGGTATGCAGCCGGCCCGCTGTATCCACGATGACGACGTCGATTCCCCGTGATTTTGCGGCTTTCAAGCCATCGAAAACGACCGCTGAGGGGTCGGAACCGCTTTTTTGTTTGATTACATCGCAGCCCGCTCGTTGCCCCCAAATTTCCAGCTGCTCGATGGCCGCAGCCCGGAAAGTATCAGCGGCAATCAGGAGAACCGATTTACCCTGAGCCTTGAATTTCTGGGCCATCTTG is drawn from Deltaproteobacteria bacterium and contains these coding sequences:
- a CDS encoding HD domain-containing protein, with translation MEKVFVNQLKKGHAVESIFLVREKSLTRTKTGNLYLSLRLADRTGEVEGRIWENALDFGALFAKDDFIKVRAEVDEFQGTLQLRILKLRKCEETEVLLDDFLPRTPLNVEKMFSEIKNIASGVQQPYLQKLLDAFFADEDFVKKFKLAPAAKAVHHVYLGGLLEHTLSVVQLILLVGPRYKGINVDLLITSGILHDIGKVAELTFGRAFDYTDSGRLLGHIILTVEMVDQKIKAIPEFPETLSLFLKHNLLSHHGEYAFGSPKLPMTLEALLLHQIDDLDAKVNGFLGWIEKEKEDPSRWTSYHKLFERFIFKPEPQEG
- a CDS encoding LEA type 2 family protein, with protein sequence MKRPGKIIAIGFLFLLPSCLSLFLEKPTFTLKEIEIKRISFQEIDFLLGIEVQNPNSFDLKLRALEYTVYLSDQEVGKGRLEKEITIVKSASTLVPVPLQTNLKSLGNPLALILAGKDLRYKIEGAAIIKASMGSTTVPFSKSGEIKLKK
- the ftsY gene encoding signal recognition particle-docking protein FtsY codes for the protein MAEEKKGFFQRLKQGLFKTHQGLVSKIDQLIAGKKKIDDDLLAELEEILITSDIGVKTTQELLHNVAVKVQRKELEDADLLKKNLQEQMLHILSQQENPLNLSATRPFVIMVIGVNGTGKTTTIGKMAQKFKAQGKSVLLIAADTFRAAAIEQLEIWGQRAGCDVIKQKSGSDPSAVVFDGLKAAKSRGIDVVIVDTAGRLHTKVNLMEELKKVKRIMGREIPGAPHEILLVLDATTGQNSISQAKMFNQAVGVTGIALTKLDGTAKGGILIAISDELKIPLRYIGIGEKLDDLREFNARDFVEALF